GTTCCAGGTCCATGCGGACTCCTCAGAAAGTTGTTCACCCTTGCGGGCATTGGTCGATGATCAGGAAGGGTCGAACTAGCGGCCGCGGCGAACGTCCTTGAATGGAACGTCACGGTCCGCCGCGTATTCACGAGGCATCATCAGCACACGCTCGGAGATCATGTTGCGGCTCATCTCCGATGACCCGCCACCAAGGCTCGCGCCCTGTCGCATGAGGTACGAGACGCCGACGCTCTTCAGGAAGCCATCACCCTCGGGAACGCCGGTGACGGCCTGGTCGCCGGCAATGTCGAGCATCATGTCCATCTTCTGCTGCGGGATCTCAGCGTGCGCAAGACGCATCATCGTGCTTGCCATGGCCGGGTACTCGCCGGAGGTCATGCCGATGGTGATCCGCTTGATGAGCTGGTGGTTCACGGTGTCCTGCGCGTGTGCCCAGCCCACGAGCTCACGAGTGGCGGGATCCTTGTCCTTGCCTACCGAGCGGGCGAGCTCTTCGATCGACAGGCCACTGCGGCTACCACGGTCTGGTGCTCGTCCACTGCTGTAAGCAGAGCCACCACCGACTGCCTGGCGCTCATAGAACAACTGACGCTGTCCAACAGTCCAGCCGTCGTTCTCGGTGCCGACGAGGTTCTCGGCAGGCACGACGAGATCCTGGAAGAATTCCTCGCAGAATTCGTTGGCGCCATTGACCATGCGGAATCGGTTGAGATGCGTTGCCGGATCGTGCACCGGCACGATGATCATCGAAAGCCCACGATGCTTGGGTGCGTCCCAGTCGGTGCGCACCAGGCAGGTGGCGTAGTCGGCGGCGAAGGCGTTTGTGCTCCACGTCTTCTGACCGTTGATGACGTAGGTGTCGCCGTCACGCTGGGCGCGGGTGAGCAGACCTGCAAGATCCGAGCCACCACTTGGCTCAGACAGGAACTGGCACAAGATGAGCTCACCGGAGATGGCGCCTCGGACGTACTTCTGCTTCTGCTCCTCGGTGCCCATGTCCAAGATCATGGCTGAGCAGATTGATAGCGAAGGCACGTTGAGCAGCAGCGGCATCTCGTATTCGACCGTCAGATCGTCAAATGCAAGTTGGTGTGCACGGCTCAGGCCTTGGCCGCCATACTCCTTCGGGAAGCAGATGCCTGCAAAACCGCCAGCGAAGAGCGTCTTCTGCAATTCACGATTGCGCTCCCAGATTTCCAAGCCATCAGTCTCATGCTCAGGTTCTCCGGCAGCTCGCACTTCATGCGCATCGGGATCCTTGCGCTTAGGCAGGCCGCCAGCCTCCAGCCAGGCCTTGGCGCGGGCACGGAAGTCCTCTACGGATTCGTTCTGGTCTGACATGTACTCCCCAACTCTGCGGCGGTCACTGTGTGGCTGACCACTAACATCATGAATGCACTACGGATAGGCCCGAAAGGTGATAAATATCTGCCTATTCGACCTAGTTCGCAATACGACCACTCGGCGCAGGCCTTGTCAACCGATCTCGAACAACCCGTACGAGATGTTTGTCGCAAGGAATTGTGCCCAAAGGAGCCTCATGTCCGCCTCGTCCAACCCCGTCCCTCAGGTCATGGCGACGGCCGTTGCCACCTTTCCGAACATCACGGAAACCGCAGCCAGATTGGCAGAGGTTGGGTATGTGACTGACCCGCACATTGCAGGCGTTGTCTCCTTGGCCAGCCTGCTCGGCAAGCCCCTGCTCGCCGAAGGGCCAGCAGGCACCGGCAAGACCGAGCTCGCCAAGGCCGTTGCTCGCGCAATGGGCGCCCGCGTCATTCGGCTGCAGTGCTACGAAGGCCTGGATGAGTCCCGTGCGCTCTACGAGTGGGACTACCGCAAGCAGTTGCTGCGCATTCAGGCTGTGCGCCAAGAGGCCGCTGCCGACTGGAACGCGATCGAGGACGACATCTTCGGTGAGGAATACCTGCTGCATCGCCCACTGCTGGAGGCGATCCAAGCCGAGGACGACGTCGTACTGCTCATCGATGAAGTCGACCGTCTCGACATTGAAACCGAAGCGCTGCTGCTGGAGATCCTCTCCGACTTCCAGGTGTCCATTCCTGAGCTCGGCACGGTCGTTGCCCGCAAGCACCCGATGGTCGTGCTCACGTCCAACAACAGCCGCGACCTTTCAGAGGCATTGAAGCGCCGCTGCCTGTTCATGCACGTGGGCTACCCCACCGTCGAGCGTGAGCGCGAGATCATTCTGGCTGCGGTGCCCGGCATCACTGAGAACCTCGCGGAGCAGGTCGCTCGCATTGTGCGCACCCTGCGTGATCTCAATTTGAAGAAGAGCCCGTCGGTATCTGAGACCCTGGATTGGGCCCGAGTTCTGGTGCTGCAGGGCCAAAAGGACGTCACCACGGACACCGTGATCGAGCATCTGTCGGTGCTCCTGAAGCACCAAGCCGACATTGACAAGGCAACTGAGGAACTGACCGGCGCATGAGCCGACCGGAAGTGCGCTACTCCGAAAGACGCTATTCCGAAAGGAAGCGGAGCACGGCGTCCTGGCATGTGAAGTTGGAGGTGGTCGAGAAGTGATCGACACCCTTCAGCACCAGTGCGCTCGCGTTGGGCATAGCGGCGACCATTTCATCCACCGGTCCCACCATGTCGCGCTCACCGATCACCACAAGAGTCGGCATCGTCAGCTTCGACAGTTCACTCAGTGGCGGCATCGCACTGAAGCCCTCGACATACTGCTGCACAAGAGCCCGGTCGTTGCCTGCGGTCTCCAGCAACTGCAACACGAGGTCCGGCATCTGGCCACTGCCCTGCTCACGTTCTTTCCACATGGCATCGCCGATACCGAGCAGCACAACTTTGTCGAAGGCCTCGGGCGCAGCAATAGCGGCACGCAGCACAAGTCGAGCGCCAGCACTGAATCCGATGCCCACCACCGGCGCCTTCTCGGTCACCAGGGTCACCAGGCGCTGCGCGGCTTCAGCCTCACCGCCGGGAGCTACGGGCGCGGCACCGTGGCCAGGGAGTTCATGACCGACAACCGCAAAGCCCTCAGACTCCAAAATGTCGATCCAGCCGGTCACCCCCCAGTTGTGATCGAAGGAAGAACCCAAACCATGGACCAGCACAACCGGAGCGGACATGGCGCGAGCATAAGCCGAAGCCGAGCTCGGAGGCAGCATGCTTTCAACAGTTGAGGGTCTGGTTCGCGAACTGCGAACAATCGGGATTCCGGTGTCGACCACCGAGCACATTGACGCGGCCAAGGCGCTGAAGGTCATTGACATTGGCAACCGCCAGGAGGTCAAGGCCGCATTGTGCGCGACGATGGTCAAGCGCATTGAGCACATGAAGGCCTTCGACACGGTCTTTGACCTGTTCTTCTCCGGCCTCCAGGCATTCGACATCGAATTCCAGGAATCAGAGGGCGGCACAACCGTCGCTGACATGCTGATGGGTCTTGAGGACGACGAGCTGCACGCCATGCTCGTGGAGGCGATGGCCGAGGACGACGAACTCATGGTCAACGCACTGGTCGAGGTGTTCGTCTCGCGCAAGGCCAATGTGCAGCAAGGCGCTCAGGTCGCTGGCAATCTCTATGTCTTCCGCGTACTTCGAGCACTCGATCTGCCTGGCATTCGCGAAGAGCTCATCGAGCGGGAGCAGATCGATCCCCAGACTCCAGGGGCTGATCTGCGGCAGCGCATTGCTGAGAGCGATGCCGACCACAAGGTAGAGACCTTGCAGCAGAAGGTTGAAGCAGCAGTACGAACCTTGCTGGTCGCCGACCGCGGCGCAACAGCCGTTGCGCGGTCGCTTCGAGCCAAACTGCCAGAGGACATCGACTTCCTCACCGGATCTACCGCCGAGATCGAGGCCCTTGAATGGACCCTGGCCCCGCTGCCGGTGCAGCTGGCGCAGAAGCTGCACCAGAAGCGCTCGCACGGTCGCCACGGCGCGATCGATTTTCGGGGCACCGTCCGCCACTCGATGTCCACCGGCGGCGTCCCCGTTGATCTGGCATTCAAGAAGCCGCACCCACCCAAGCCCGAACTCATCGTGCTTGCAGACATCTCGGGATCCGTCGCATCCTTCGCGACCTTCACCTTGCAGCTGACCTTCGCCATCCGCTCCCAGTTCCGCAGCGTGCGCAGCTTCGTCTTTGTCGATGGCATCGACGAGGTCACCGAGATCATGCAGACCTCCAACAACATCGCCGAGGCTGCTCAGCGCATCGACG
Above is a genomic segment from Actinomycetota bacterium containing:
- a CDS encoding acyl-CoA dehydrogenase family protein, coding for MSDQNESVEDFRARAKAWLEAGGLPKRKDPDAHEVRAAGEPEHETDGLEIWERNRELQKTLFAGGFAGICFPKEYGGQGLSRAHQLAFDDLTVEYEMPLLLNVPSLSICSAMILDMGTEEQKQKYVRGAISGELILCQFLSEPSGGSDLAGLLTRAQRDGDTYVINGQKTWSTNAFAADYATCLVRTDWDAPKHRGLSMIIVPVHDPATHLNRFRMVNGANEFCEEFFQDLVVPAENLVGTENDGWTVGQRQLFYERQAVGGGSAYSSGRAPDRGSRSGLSIEELARSVGKDKDPATRELVGWAHAQDTVNHQLIKRITIGMTSGEYPAMASTMMRLAHAEIPQQKMDMMLDIAGDQAVTGVPEGDGFLKSVGVSYLMRQGASLGGGSSEMSRNMISERVLMMPREYAADRDVPFKDVRRGR
- a CDS encoding MoxR family ATPase; translated protein: MATAVATFPNITETAARLAEVGYVTDPHIAGVVSLASLLGKPLLAEGPAGTGKTELAKAVARAMGARVIRLQCYEGLDESRALYEWDYRKQLLRIQAVRQEAAADWNAIEDDIFGEEYLLHRPLLEAIQAEDDVVLLIDEVDRLDIETEALLLEILSDFQVSIPELGTVVARKHPMVVLTSNNSRDLSEALKRRCLFMHVGYPTVEREREIILAAVPGITENLAEQVARIVRTLRDLNLKKSPSVSETLDWARVLVLQGQKDVTTDTVIEHLSVLLKHQADIDKATEELTGA
- a CDS encoding alpha/beta hydrolase; protein product: MSAPVVLVHGLGSSFDHNWGVTGWIDILESEGFAVVGHELPGHGAAPVAPGGEAEAAQRLVTLVTEKAPVVGIGFSAGARLVLRAAIAAPEAFDKVVLLGIGDAMWKEREQGSGQMPDLVLQLLETAGNDRALVQQYVEGFSAMPPLSELSKLTMPTLVVIGERDMVGPVDEMVAAMPNASALVLKGVDHFSTTSNFTCQDAVLRFLSE
- a CDS encoding VWA domain-containing protein — protein: MLSTVEGLVRELRTIGIPVSTTEHIDAAKALKVIDIGNRQEVKAALCATMVKRIEHMKAFDTVFDLFFSGLQAFDIEFQESEGGTTVADMLMGLEDDELHAMLVEAMAEDDELMVNALVEVFVSRKANVQQGAQVAGNLYVFRVLRALDLPGIREELIEREQIDPQTPGADLRQRIAESDADHKVETLQQKVEAAVRTLLVADRGATAVARSLRAKLPEDIDFLTGSTAEIEALEWTLAPLPVQLAQKLHQKRSHGRHGAIDFRGTVRHSMSTGGVPVDLAFKKPHPPKPELIVLADISGSVASFATFTLQLTFAIRSQFRSVRSFVFVDGIDEVTEIMQTSNNIAEAAQRIDENKGGIWLDGRSDYGAAFRTFVKRWGPQVNSRSIVLILGDGRSNYRQPSVETVEYIAKRAHRVFWLNPEREVSWGEGDSVIHKYAPFCSSVFECRNVRQLKAFIEELD